In one Sphingomonas sp. AP4-R1 genomic region, the following are encoded:
- a CDS encoding BlaI/MecI/CopY family transcriptional regulator encodes MSERISEGEHVLMEVLWADSPLTAVEVTERIDPARGWSDRTVKTMLGRLLAKGALSHEEDGRRYLYRPAVERGDYVARESSRLVDRLFGGRAAPLVAHLAERQALSEADIAELEALLKELRP; translated from the coding sequence ATGTCCGAACGGATCAGCGAAGGCGAGCATGTGCTGATGGAGGTGCTGTGGGCGGATTCGCCCCTCACCGCCGTCGAGGTGACCGAGCGGATCGATCCCGCGCGGGGCTGGAGCGACCGCACCGTCAAGACGATGCTGGGCCGCCTGCTCGCCAAGGGCGCGCTCTCCCATGAGGAGGATGGCCGGCGTTACCTGTATCGCCCGGCCGTGGAGCGCGGCGATTATGTCGCGCGCGAATCCAGCCGCCTCGTCGATCGCCTGTTCGGTGGTCGCGCGGCGCCGCTGGTGGCGCATCTCGCCGAGCGTCAGGCGCTCAGCGAGGCCGATATCGCGGAACTCGAAGCCCTGCTGAAGGAGTTGCGGCCATGA
- the grxD gene encoding Grx4 family monothiol glutaredoxin produces the protein MTTATTDAQARIDAAVKGNDVLLFMKGTPLFPQCGFSSRAIAILEHLGVEFESIDVLQDQAVRQGIKDYSNWPTIPQLYVKGEFVGGSDIMMEMYESGELAELMREKGVAAA, from the coding sequence ATGACCACCGCCACCACGGACGCGCAGGCCCGCATCGACGCTGCCGTCAAAGGCAATGACGTGCTGCTGTTCATGAAGGGCACGCCGCTCTTCCCGCAGTGCGGCTTTTCCAGCCGCGCGATCGCGATCCTCGAGCATCTCGGTGTCGAGTTCGAGTCGATCGACGTGTTGCAGGATCAGGCGGTGCGCCAGGGCATCAAGGATTATTCCAACTGGCCGACCATTCCCCAGCTCTATGTGAAGGGCGAGTTCGTCGGCGGCTCCGACATCATGATGGAAATGTATGAGAGCGGCGAGCTGGCCGAACTCATGCGCGAAAAGGGCGTCGCCGCCGCGTAA
- a CDS encoding DUF1476 domain-containing protein, which translates to MKEFSDRERAEEGKFARDEEMAFRITARRNRLVGTWAAGLMGLTPEETDAYAKAVVQADFEEAGDEDVIRKVLGDLVGANVDMDDRRVRSALHDATVEARRQLIESQ; encoded by the coding sequence ATGAAAGAATTCTCAGATCGCGAGCGCGCCGAGGAAGGCAAGTTCGCGCGCGACGAAGAGATGGCCTTCCGGATCACCGCCCGCCGCAACCGGCTGGTGGGAACCTGGGCCGCCGGCCTGATGGGCCTGACCCCCGAAGAGACCGATGCTTATGCCAAGGCCGTCGTCCAGGCCGATTTCGAGGAAGCCGGCGACGAGGACGTGATCCGCAAGGTGCTGGGCGATCTGGTCGGCGCCAATGTGGACATGGACGATCGCCGTGTGCGATCCGCGCTGCACGACGCGACCGTCGAGGCGCGCCGCCAACTGATCGAAAGCCAGTGA
- a CDS encoding BolA family protein has translation MPMTADEIETMIRDAIPDAQIEITDLAGDGDHYAARVVAESFRGMPRVRQHQRVYDALGGRMGGVLHALQLTTALPA, from the coding sequence ATGCCGATGACCGCCGACGAGATCGAGACGATGATCCGGGATGCGATCCCCGACGCGCAGATCGAGATTACCGATCTGGCCGGGGATGGCGACCATTATGCGGCGCGCGTCGTCGCCGAGAGCTTCCGGGGTATGCCCCGCGTCCGCCAGCACCAGCGCGTCTATGATGCGCTGGGCGGGCGGATGGGCGGCGTGCTCCATGCCCTGCAACTGACCACAGCCCTTCCCGCCTGA